A segment of the Pseudobacteriovorax antillogorgiicola genome:
CCCCAGAGTGATTGTTTGAACTTCAGCTTGCCCCTGTCGGTTACTATGAGGGTTTTTAAAGATGGAATCGACTTGTTTAAATTTAGAAAGAACTAGTGATAATCGACTCGGATTGGTCTGGAAGCTTGTCTTTAATGAGGCGGGCAGTGTTTCAAGAATTCCTTCATGTTGAAACCTATCGCGATAGACTTGAATCATCGGTCCATCGGTGTAGAGACCTGCGAATACCCGGCTGGCTCGATTGTCTGCGGCCATGGTCTCGCCATCAGGCATTAGGTGATAGAATTGTTCGCCGATACTTGCGAGCTTTTTAACTTTGATAGCGAGGAGACGCTCTAGAAAATCTCTTGAGAAAAGTAAGCCCTCTTTCTCCAACTGTTGATCAATTTTCATAATATCTATTGCGTAAATACCCCCTTGCTGGCTTTGACTCCAGCCGACAAGGCCTTCCAGGCGTTTAACATCATAGACAGGTCCCGAACTCAGATTCCAGTTCCAAAGGTAGTAAGGATCTCGCTGCAATTCGTTAATAGTCTCAGCCAGGGTTTCAACAACTAGTGCTTGCGTGAGTTTGGGGTCTTCCTCACTATCGCTTCTAAATGTCAGCTCAGGCGCATAGAGTTTTGTGTAAGCGTCGAGGGGGAGTTGGATACACATGGGCTCTGCCGATGACGAGCTGCAATCGAAAGAAAGTTGAACACCCATCTTGTGGCCCATAGCAGCGACCATTGGCGGTAGATAGCCGCAAGATAGGTGAGGTCTGAAATAAGATCCAAGCAGTTCTTGAGCCTCATCGAAGGATGAAAACTTTTCTTCTAAGCTCGGGAGTGTAAGATCATTACAACCTGGAATGACCCCACCTTGGCGGACTAACTGGATTCCATAGTCGGTGAGTATACTAGTTCCAGCCTTAGCTCTCAATTTGTTCAAGGTCGGATCGAACGCTGGCTCAAGGAGTTTCTTAGCAGCTTCAGCAGAAGATTTGAAATCTGCTGCACTGCTTTCGTTTAGTTGATAGAGAAATGCAACTAAGTTTTTTATTGGTTGACCTTGGGTACTTAAAAAGTCGTCGCTGATCTGGAGAAGTTTTCGAGTGCTATCCAAACGCTCCTTTGGGGGGAGACCTTGAATATAGGATATGATTTGGAATAAGCTGCCTATGACTGCCCTTAATGATGTATCGCCCGTTGCCTCAAGATACGATTCCCAATGATCTAGGCCTGTTGTAATTTGATCGTTGGGAATTAGTTGAATATCACTTGATTCAAGGCAATTTTCATCCTCGCTAGCGGGATTTGTATCTGCCCATGTCTCTAAGCAAGACTTCATGATCTCTTTTTGGTGAGGGGCTGTAAGTGGGATCGTGTTTTTTGGTGTCAGCTGTGATTCAATAAGGCGCCATAGATTTCGTTTTCGCAAAATTTCAATTGTGACTGGCAGAAGGTGTGGGCGGATAGCATGCCCTTGAAGCAATTCTTGACTTAGTGCTCCTAGTCTTCCGTCTTGGATATCTGACAGAAAGACCCCAAACGTTTCTAGTAGAGGCCGTAGTTGCCCCTGATGGCTCCATCGCTCGAACAGCTCTAGCGATCGATTCAGGTTGGTTCCAAGTAAAAGGTTTTGAAGATCGTAGAGCCGCTCTTCAGCAAGATACAAGTCTCGTTCCTGATCATTCATGCCCCGATCGAAGGCTACACTCAATACAGTTAGGAATGGGTATACCTCTTCTCGATCTTGCCCTTCTGGATTAGGCAATAGGAGGAGGTCGATGAGGCTTTGAATGCCATCTGGACTTAGCTTGTCGATGGCATTGAGAATGCCTGGAAGGGAGCTTGTGCCAGAGCTGCTCTGATTCGAAGCACAGTGTAAAATGTTGTAAACGTAGTTTCCTGACAATTCTAAATCACCGAGGATAGAAATCTCGCTACAAGCAAGCTGAGCGCTAGAGGGTTTTTGGTCATCCCATGTGTCGTGCTCCGTAGACGACGAGCTTCGACCACAGGCCGTGAGTAGGCTGAACACGGTAAGGATTGATCCCCACCTCAACAATGCAAACTTTTGGTCAAATGTCATAGCGAACCCCCCCCCAAGAACGTGTCTGTACTACCTCCGACCTTAGATCCAGTGATTGTTAGTCTTTCTTCATCTAGGAAACTATGCTGCGCACAAATATCGAGATAGGCAGAACGGCCTTCGGGTAAGGAGGATTCAAATACCTTTAAACCTGCGCCCATAGCTATAACCGTACGATTGAGATCAACGACCTTTTCCTGGCCTGTGCTTTGATTGGCGCTTTCATGATGTTCAATACCCAGCCTCAGAGCGAGTTCACTAAAGCTAGTAAGTTGATAGGCAAAGCCGAAGCGGTAACTCCAAGTATCGTCAAGGCTAAGGTTTGAGCCGGGAGGTGTTTGGGTTAAGCTAGCAATGTCTTCGCCGTCGAGGTAGACGAGAGGTGCTTCAAAGCCCGACCACCTAGACCATTCTATTGAAGTATAAAAGCCTATTGATCCGTTGCGAAGGGCAAAGCCTAACTTGAAAATTTCTGGATCGTAGAATGGGACGAGCCTCGTTTGCAAGGTCACAGGAATCGTTAAGCTACTATCGTCACCTGTAGCGCCCACTGCAAGGCGAGTATCAATCTTAGATTCGGTTTCTTGAGCGGCTCGATAGCTTGCACCGAGTGACCAAAACCCAGAAGATGTTTCTTGCCGCCACTGGAGTCCCCCGTATGGAGTTAACACAGGGACCATGTCCAAATTAAAACGTGCAGCGGAAGCCTTATTGTTGAGGGCCATATCCAAACTACCTTTGGCCCGCAAGGTATAGTAGCTGCCGATTCCTATGGAGAACGAATGCCAACGGGCTGCAAAAGCAGTATAAATCGCAGGTCGCTGCTGGCGATTTGCAAATCTTAGGTAGTTCAACTCATTGGGAGCACTGCCTGAAAGCTGCCCAAAATTGTCTGACGGCAAGTAAGCTGCAACTCCAAAGTGAAATGCTGGGCTTAGTGCTAGGTTCAAGCCAAAATTAGTCCCAGTTAAGGGAGAAGCTTGCGACGCTCGATAGCTTGAACGTGGTAAGCCCGATTGATCATCGGTCGAAGAATCATTTAGATCCTTTAAATTGAGCTTTGTGAGCTGATAGCCTACGCTAACTGAAGTGCCGTCCTGGTTTGTAAGTGATGCTGGGTTTGCGTAGGCTGCATAAGCTCTGTCACCACCAGCTGTCGCAGCATTCCCGAGAGCGACGCTTCTAGGGCTTATTCCGTAGGTGTCTACGACGCTTGCTTTGGCTTGGTCAAGGTATAGACTTATAGAAGCCACGCTGACCATAAGCGTGATTCGATACATAAATACTCCCCCTTATTCGATCCCTCAATAGAATAGATACCTTTCAAATCAGGCCGTATAGTTGTGATTTTCTGAAAAGCGATGAGTATCAATGAAACAATTGAGGGTCAATTGTAAAGTGGACTTCTATGAACAAAGACAAATTCTTTAAGCCTTTAATATTGGCCTATGACTTTCAAGTCGAACGTTCTCAAGACTATGACATTTTCAGAAAATATATATAAAAGCTCTTGATTTAAAGAGGATAGCCGATACGTGAAGGTGGTTTATTTTTATTCAACTGAACGGTGAACGGACTCTTCGTCTCTGTATTGTTGATCTTGGCTTGCCGCTAATTACCCATGATAGACCATAGTAAACTAAGTTTTGCAGGAATCCCGCCGAATAAACCTTTAGATAGAATTGCTTCATGAGGTCATCGTGATCAACGAGTCGTTGCTGATGCAAGAGAGGCGAACGGAGGTTCGTTACAGCTTGAATGGCTTGGTCCCCCTTCGGTTAGAACTAGAAAAGGGACAAGTTTTGGATGCGATTTTTCTCGATGCTTCGACACGGGGATTGGGGATGATCGTCGAGCCCTCACTCAAAGTTGACCAACAGGTCCTTCTCAAAGTTGGGGGAGGGATACAGCTAAAAATGTCGGTTCGATGGATAAAAAAACCCATGGGACTGACTGCGCCAGGAGTGCCAGTATTCCACCGAGCTGGAGTTTGCTTGCTTCAAGGTAGTGGTAGTCAAGGGGAAAAGCCTTCGAGCATTTTAGAGATACTTGAGAACTTTCACTGTGTGGATCACTAATGATATTCAACTTGAAACTCATTGAAAATGGTTATCTCCGGGTAGGAGTGATTGGCTCGTCTGAATCGAAGAAAGTGCAAATGCTATCAGCCTTTGATGGCCTTAAGTTTCAAGAGGTCAGGGGCTTTTCAAGCTTTGAGGAGGTTGAGCCATTCTTATTGCAAGGTAAGATTCATTGGGTATTCTCCACATTCAAAGACGAATCAGGAGCCTTTCTCTGTGATTTTCTAGATGAAATATACTCTCAGCCCATTGGTCACCCTATGGTCTTCAGTGCCCTCGTTCAGGTTAATGAAACCCATTTCCTACCAGATGCCTTCGCCAGAGGTCTCTTTAGCTGGCACCCTGATAAAGGAGTAGCGGAATATAGTCGTCAGAGTCTTTGGCGTCTCAAGAGAAAGGTAGGGCAAGTCAATGGGCTTGCAGCTATGATCCCATATATGTTCTATCGTTCTTATCTTAAACAAAAGTCCATGTGGGACGAGCTGGTAGATCTTTGTGAGCAGATGATCCGCTGCTATCGCTATGAAGACGTTATCAAACTCCATCTGGTAGAGGCATATATCCGGGCCGGTCATGGAAAAAAGGGTAAGAGTCTATTGCGTGAGATTGAATATTTCGAACCGTCCCTGGCGGGACAGATTGCGGAAGTTAGACGCAATGTTCTGGGTGAGGAGCCAAGTAAGACGGAATCTCTTGCCCAACGCTACCAGGTCAAACATGCAGTCATCGTCCAAAGCTCACTCGATCAGCGCAACAGCCATCGGGAGATGCTACAGGAATTTGGGTTCGAGCGTGTTGACTGTTTTGAATCAGGTGAGGATGCTTGGCGGGTTCTAGCAAAAGAAAAGGTTGATCTTCTCCTCATGGATTGGAAACTTGAAGGTCTCCATGGTAGCTGCCTCCTACAAAGAGTTAAAATATCGTCTGCTTGGGACTTCCCGGTGATAGTCTACGCAGACCGCTTTAGAGAGCAAGAGTCGCAAATTATCAACCAGTACAGCGTGGCTCAAGTCCTACCAACGAAAGCTAGCCGCCATCTCAGTTCTATGGGGATATCTTGGTGCTTGGTTCAGAGTAAAGAGCCTACCGAAGCTCTGGGAATCGAAAGTAAGATTTTTGAGAGACTTGGCAAGAAGGACATTGCGCGGGCCTATCGATACTTTGAAAAGTATCTGAAGGTATCCAGTCGTGACCCTTCCAAAGAGAAGTATCTTAAGGCCCAAATCGATCTAGCTGAACGCAACTACTTGGATGCAAAATACCTTCTAATGGAAGCAAACTTCGACTCGAAAGTGAACTCTATCAAGATTGATACTTTGATGGCTCGTTGCTTGCTTGAGCTTGGGGATTTTCAAGGAGTTCTCAATCTCCTTAAACGTATCAAGAAGAAGAGCCCTCAAAGTATTTTAGTCCTAGGGATTCTTGCTAAGGCATATGCGCGTCTCGGTGATTTAGAAAACGCAGCCCAGGTGGTTGATGAGGCTCTGGCGATTGATCGAGGGCATCCTTGGATTCGCCACACAGCAGCTAAGGTACATTTAGCCTTAGATGAGATGAAAGCTGCAAAGTCTGATATGGAAGATGAAGATTGGGAGCCTGTTACCAAGGATAGTAACAATCTTGCATCGGTTTACTTTGAGAATAAGATGCAAGAGCGTGGTATAAACCTATTCAAAACACTCATTGATCTTATCCATGGTAGTAAGATAGCGGCTTCTCTAGAGCCAGTGCTGCTATACAATTTAGCTCTGTCATATAGTTTTCAGGGTGACCGGGAACTGGCCAAAAAACACCTAGAAAAGTGCCTGGTATTTAAGAATAGTTTGGTGGTAGAGCTGGCACGGGAGATGAAACAGGCCTTCGAAGATGAGAAGAGCCCTGACCTGTTCTTTTATACCTTCGCAATTGAAGATGAACACCCCTATCAGGAGTTGGAAGAAGGGCAGGTTACAGGTGAGATATTAAATACCGGAACTGAAATCGATCTTGATGACCGCGTTTTTCTTCGCGGTCTGGTTCATGCGCCTAGGGCTTTAGGTAAGGCATCCTAAGCTAGGTCTTGTATGAGCATCATGCTGCTCAATGTAAGGAAGGACTGTTGATTGATGAAAACACTACTATGTATTTTGGGAATTCTTTGGGGACATCAACTTATCGGCAAAGAAAAACTTGTAAAGTATATTGCCTGTACTAAGGATATGGTTGGCGAAGCTTGCAAGGAAACTGCTGAAGAATTTACCAAACTTGCGGAGCAGATTAATAATATTCAAAAGGAACTGGAAAGTAAGGGAAGTGAGCTATCAAAACTTAAAGAACAAGTAGCAAATAAGGAAAAAGGATTGGGATTAGCTTCAGCAAGGGTTAATTTTTTGATGAAGGACCTTTCTGATCCACTAGAGGCAGCAAGGCGGTTAAAAGACACTGCTGCCGATACTATTTTAAATCATGGTCTAGAAAAAAGTGAACAATCATTGAGTAGTGATGTCGCTAGGCATCAAGGAGAGTTAAGGCGATTTGCTTTTGCAAAAGCCAAACTCGCGGTAACAATCAATCGTGTAAATGCATCCAATTATGAACGAAGTAGGCAGCTATGTGAGCGTTCCTGGGCGGTTTTTGTCGGGCGTGCGCAGAACGTCGTCAATCGCATTGATGAACTAGAGCATCAAATCAGCAGTTATGAAGCGCTTGCTAAAGCATATCCAAAAGTGGGAACGAACGTCACGCCGGAACAACTGGCTTCTGCTAAGGAGTTTTTAGGGGATGAGTTTCGTCAGAAGTGGAAGCCATCTGCATACGAAAAATCATTTGCAAGCTATTTTTCGAGTGAGTATGAAACTGTACTTCAAAAGCTTAGAGAGGCAATAAAATGATCAAGTTCGTATTGTTATCGATTTTTTTGGTGCTTGTATCATGTAAGACGACAAATCATGATGTCAGTAAAAGAAAGAAAGTAACTAAGTCCGAGATATCAAAGCAAGGTACAAAAATAGAGTACCTAGCCTGCAATCAAGGGAGTAAGCAAGCTGAATGCTTTGAAGTGAAAGAGGAGCTAAAAAACTTACAAGCATACATAGTACAACTCCAGAAAAATCTAGAGACAACGGATTTGGAGCTTGCAGCATCTCAGGACGATCTTGAGGCAAAAATGCAAACCCTGCAAAGGACACTCGATAGTGAACAGGCCTTGATAACTAGCCTTCAAGACCCACTAAAGGCGAGGACCAACATATTATCATCGACTGCCGATGATGTTGTCTGGTTTTCCGACAATACTGACTCGATCGATCGCCATAAACAATGGCACAGCAAGCTCATGGAGCATTTTGAAGACTATGCAAATGCTATATCGCGATTGAAGGGTGACTTTGGAGATGAAGATGTAGAAAACTACCGAAGGCAAAGTGCGAGCTTCTTGTCGGATTACTTCCGTGCAAAGAGGTATCTCAATCGAGTTGATAATAATCTAAAAGATCTGGAGAAGTACTTGGCAACTTATGAGGAGATGAAGAGTTTATATCCGGATCTTAAGATAGACAATGAATTGAGTACGGAAGAGCTGGTGTATGCGAAAGGCCAACTGGAACCGCAAAATAGGGACCAATGGCGAACGGAAAATTACTATCAAGATCTTAAGAAAAAGATTAACTTAAGGGTTGAGGAAATTTTAGCACAAAAGCCAAGCCAATAGATGGTCAATGAGAAAGCTCGACCCGATCCAAGCCATACGCTAATGCGATTAAACCTTTTACCGATCGCGAAACCACCAGCGGAAGTTTTTCAGGTGACGGACTAGCTTCTTCCGAGACTTCTAGAGTTAAGGCATAGGTCCCATAGACTTTGTAAGCATAATCGATGAACTCGCCCGTAGTTTTGTAGTCATGATAGGACTGCTGATACTTTTCAACTTTCATAGCTTGAGCAACAACCCGCCCTAAGTTTAGAAATACCTCTGCATGATTGCTAGCAATTTTCGAGGATCCCCATGGCCATAGAACAGCTTCAATCCCTGAATGAAGTGCCGCAGACGCTTTGAAGCGATACTTTTTCATAAGGCTAGAAACTAGTTTCGTCTCCCTTAACTGAAATGGCTCGGATCGAGAGAACGGCGTAGGGTAGTCTCGGTTGGGATCGATGCCATTGGCTCCGAGCCGACTATTGGCGGCATGCCCATCAGGGTTGACCAAGGGATGGACTAGAAAAACGTACTTCTTGAGGAGCCGATCGATGATGATGTTGCGATGCTTTCGAGACAAATAGTCAATGGCACCAAGGCTTGCCTCTGTGGATGCTTTTTCATTGCCATGATGAGTGCCATTCACATAGATCACCGGCGTATCGGGAGCCCTAGACTTTGTGATCAAGACATAATAGATTGGTCGGCCTTCCGTAGACAATCCCAAACGGTGGATTGAAACATGAGGGTGATGCCGCGCAACTTGATGCAGGTAACGGTTGATATACGACACATCGTGATACCGGTTGAATTGAATACCATTAGTGACTGGAGACCAAAAGAGGAAGCCGATTGCTGCTAAAAGCAAGCGTATCATGGAACCCCCGGATATGTAGATGTTGCTATCTTAATATCTTAAAAAGATCCATGTTGGCTGTCAAACGAGTATGAACTAGATCTGAAAAATTCAAAAATTTTTGCAAGTCAAGCAAGAGCAGACTCGTTGCCAGAGTCCAGTACAAAAAGACATGAAGAGTTGGTTTTAATAGCCAGGTCTCGAAGGCGATCGGGACCAATATTCCGTGACAGACCGAAGATATTGACATCGGCCCGAGGGGCATGCTCAATTTGATTCTCGAATTCTCCGTGGTACAGAAAAATATCGGTATTCGTGGGAAGACGAGCATCCTTTGCCAGCGAGTGGAGGAACTCGTGAGCTGGCGCGATGTTCTCTTTCTTGTTAATCACAGTAACTAAGTTGATTTTCCCCTTCCAGTTGCGGTTGAGCTGGTAGCCTAGGAGAATGGCGAGGTCAAGATTGGCGAGTCTCAAGCCTAAAGTCCAATCCGGGCTTTGATCCCGAATCCAGATATTGATCTCTCTCTCTCGTCCAAATAAGGTTTGGCCATTGAGAACGAGCATGGCAACACCCATCTGATGCTCGTGGGCCACTTCAAAAAGTGCCGCTATTTCCTCCTGGTTAAGATGAGAGGTGTCGATATACAAGATGTTGGGTTTGAAAAAACTACCCTTCAGTATCGAAATACCGATTTCAACTCCATGATCGATGGTATTTGAGTCGACTAAGGCGTGAGTTGCAAATAGACCTTCAGCACGAAAGTAGTCGATGATTTCTGCTAAACGCTTGTTGTCAGGGGCCCGGTTTTTACTACGTACGGTTAGAGCCTGAATCGATCCTTTGGGGGCGACTAGAGACAAAAGAAATCGATACTCACCTTGAAGCTGTTGGGAGTATTTGATCGGGACCAAAATATCAGGCTTCCAAGCTCGCTCCATTCCCTCGGTTTTGTGACTCTGAACTTGCCTGGCAGCCCAATCGGCCAGGCCTATAAAGATTCCTGATCGAACTGTTTCCCATGGTGTCTCTAGCTGTCTTCGTTCAAGGTAGATGTAGAGGGCAATGACGATCGCAAGAGCCATGAGGCCGAAAATTGGGTGAATCACGGTAATTGCAAACACGCTCGTGATCGTACCAAGGGCAGGAACCCAGATGGGAACTTTAAATGTTGGGCGAAAGGATACCAAATTAAGGCTTTGCTCAATGAGTACGACGATGTTTAGAGTTGCATAGGTTAAC
Coding sequences within it:
- a CDS encoding M14 family metallopeptidase, whose protein sequence is MIRLLLAAIGFLFWSPVTNGIQFNRYHDVSYINRYLHQVARHHPHVSIHRLGLSTEGRPIYYVLITKSRAPDTPVIYVNGTHHGNEKASTEASLGAIDYLSRKHRNIIIDRLLKKYVFLVHPLVNPDGHAANSRLGANGIDPNRDYPTPFSRSEPFQLRETKLVSSLMKKYRFKASAALHSGIEAVLWPWGSSKIASNHAEVFLNLGRVVAQAMKVEKYQQSYHDYKTTGEFIDYAYKVYGTYALTLEVSEEASPSPEKLPLVVSRSVKGLIALAYGLDRVELSH
- a CDS encoding OmpP1/FadL family transporter, giving the protein MYRITLMVSVASISLYLDQAKASVVDTYGISPRSVALGNAATAGGDRAYAAYANPASLTNQDGTSVSVGYQLTKLNLKDLNDSSTDDQSGLPRSSYRASQASPLTGTNFGLNLALSPAFHFGVAAYLPSDNFGQLSGSAPNELNYLRFANRQQRPAIYTAFAARWHSFSIGIGSYYTLRAKGSLDMALNNKASAARFNLDMVPVLTPYGGLQWRQETSSGFWSLGASYRAAQETESKIDTRLAVGATGDDSSLTIPVTLQTRLVPFYDPEIFKLGFALRNGSIGFYTSIEWSRWSGFEAPLVYLDGEDIASLTQTPPGSNLSLDDTWSYRFGFAYQLTSFSELALRLGIEHHESANQSTGQEKVVDLNRTVIAMGAGLKVFESSLPEGRSAYLDICAQHSFLDEERLTITGSKVGGSTDTFLGGGSL
- a CDS encoding response regulator, yielding MKLIENGYLRVGVIGSSESKKVQMLSAFDGLKFQEVRGFSSFEEVEPFLLQGKIHWVFSTFKDESGAFLCDFLDEIYSQPIGHPMVFSALVQVNETHFLPDAFARGLFSWHPDKGVAEYSRQSLWRLKRKVGQVNGLAAMIPYMFYRSYLKQKSMWDELVDLCEQMIRCYRYEDVIKLHLVEAYIRAGHGKKGKSLLREIEYFEPSLAGQIAEVRRNVLGEEPSKTESLAQRYQVKHAVIVQSSLDQRNSHREMLQEFGFERVDCFESGEDAWRVLAKEKVDLLLMDWKLEGLHGSCLLQRVKISSAWDFPVIVYADRFREQESQIINQYSVAQVLPTKASRHLSSMGISWCLVQSKEPTEALGIESKIFERLGKKDIARAYRYFEKYLKVSSRDPSKEKYLKAQIDLAERNYLDAKYLLMEANFDSKVNSIKIDTLMARCLLELGDFQGVLNLLKRIKKKSPQSILVLGILAKAYARLGDLENAAQVVDEALAIDRGHPWIRHTAAKVHLALDEMKAAKSDMEDEDWEPVTKDSNNLASVYFENKMQERGINLFKTLIDLIHGSKIAASLEPVLLYNLALSYSFQGDRELAKKHLEKCLVFKNSLVVELAREMKQAFEDEKSPDLFFYTFAIEDEHPYQELEEGQVTGEILNTGTEIDLDDRVFLRGLVHAPRALGKAS
- a CDS encoding PilZ domain-containing protein translates to MINESLLMQERRTEVRYSLNGLVPLRLELEKGQVLDAIFLDASTRGLGMIVEPSLKVDQQVLLKVGGGIQLKMSVRWIKKPMGLTAPGVPVFHRAGVCLLQGSGSQGEKPSSILEILENFHCVDH